One genomic segment of Clostridium saccharoperbutylacetonicum N1-4(HMT) includes these proteins:
- a CDS encoding sensor domain-containing diguanylate cyclase → MNVRRKFIVFSTLWGIVPVIVLTSIYIANFKTKGMELIKQNIVTFSNDQAVSIEAFFQRNINNNNVISDSLVVRELLENSNNVMSDENIKKFNDVVNKDSFSIRQMLFNKQGKIIAATDNIYKNFTLSEDEMKRLENSELVITDIVEGNDFNNYMKSAIIASPIFFDGQYKGFIVNVINMNYFDTLVRRAHLFKSGEITIVDKNGITAASNSSGFKENINNSVKSSNLQVEWEKIEFDNKPQGTIEFTINGIEKIGYYKKINNSGWIVLSDVDLAEFKEPINKSLEEVSIFSILIFLLVISANAFTINEFSKPINSLLKAIGEIKNGNYEDRFIYNKKDEFGEIATAFNELIDEVQNNRKYIEDKNRQLKSLTSNIPGGVHRHILINGKYYMDFLSSGYLKIIGYKRSELNKLLGKNILDIIYEADHERVKREIDEQISKDDKFTVEYRIKRKDGSVIWVLDKGRIIKDNDGKIFSYNVAMDINDSKIALEKLKLSEERYRIITSQTDNIIFEWNVKEDTVHYYGNLKNRSNLKQVFENATKKLYDTDYIHIEDKKVFGKMLNEIVIGEVYKETEIRMKIDDEYIWHKIRITAMFDENGDISRAIGIIIDIDKERKENEELLFKAERDSLTGLYNKGTTERLIEEYINNSKGSMGALFQIDLDNFKSINDNLGHLAGDFVLTNMSSMLIEIFSENSIVGRIGGDEFVVFLKDVESEELIYRKAEQLVLGFRTNFTKEFLNYKLSGSIGIAKYPEHGENFQDLYIKADKATYLAKNKGKDNYCIFEEN, encoded by the coding sequence ATGAATGTAAGGAGGAAATTTATTGTTTTTTCTACATTATGGGGGATAGTACCTGTAATTGTTTTGACAAGTATATATATTGCAAATTTTAAGACCAAAGGCATGGAACTGATTAAGCAAAATATAGTAACATTTAGTAACGATCAAGCTGTGAGTATTGAAGCGTTTTTTCAACGAAATATAAATAATAACAACGTTATTTCAGATTCTCTAGTGGTTAGAGAATTGTTAGAAAATTCAAATAATGTAATGAGTGATGAAAACATAAAAAAATTTAATGATGTAGTTAATAAAGATTCCTTTTCAATTAGGCAAATGCTTTTTAATAAGCAAGGTAAAATAATTGCAGCAACAGATAATATCTATAAAAACTTTACTTTGTCAGAAGATGAAATGAAAAGACTTGAAAATAGTGAATTGGTTATAACAGATATTGTAGAAGGAAATGATTTTAATAATTATATGAAAAGTGCAATAATAGCAAGTCCAATATTTTTTGACGGCCAATATAAAGGCTTTATAGTTAATGTAATAAATATGAATTATTTTGATACTCTTGTTCGTAGGGCACATTTATTTAAGAGTGGTGAAATTACAATAGTAGATAAAAATGGAATTACTGCAGCAAGTAATAGCAGTGGTTTTAAAGAAAATATTAATAATAGTGTAAAGTCAAGTAATTTACAGGTGGAGTGGGAAAAAATAGAATTTGACAATAAACCGCAAGGAACTATAGAATTTACTATAAATGGAATTGAAAAAATAGGATATTATAAAAAAATTAATAACTCTGGATGGATAGTGTTAAGTGATGTTGATTTGGCTGAGTTTAAAGAACCTATTAATAAAAGTTTAGAGGAAGTAAGTATATTTTCAATATTAATTTTTCTACTTGTTATAAGTGCAAATGCATTTACAATAAATGAATTTTCGAAGCCAATTAATAGTTTATTAAAAGCAATTGGAGAAATAAAAAATGGAAATTATGAGGATAGATTTATATATAATAAGAAGGATGAATTTGGTGAAATAGCAACAGCCTTTAATGAATTGATTGATGAAGTACAGAATAATAGAAAATATATTGAAGATAAAAATAGGCAGCTGAAATCTTTAACCTCAAATATTCCTGGAGGTGTTCATCGACATATATTAATAAATGGAAAATATTACATGGACTTTTTGAGCAGTGGATATCTAAAAATTATAGGCTATAAAAGGAGTGAATTAAATAAATTACTAGGTAAAAATATACTTGACATAATTTATGAAGCAGACCATGAGCGTGTTAAAAGAGAAATTGACGAACAAATAAGTAAAGATGATAAATTTACTGTGGAGTATAGGATAAAGCGCAAAGATGGAAGTGTTATTTGGGTGCTTGATAAGGGGCGAATAATTAAAGATAACGATGGCAAAATCTTTAGCTACAATGTAGCAATGGATATAAATGATTCTAAAATAGCTTTAGAAAAACTTAAATTAAGCGAAGAAAGATATAGAATAATCACATCTCAAACGGATAACATAATATTTGAATGGAATGTTAAGGAAGATACTGTTCATTATTATGGAAATTTGAAAAATAGAAGTAATTTGAAGCAAGTTTTTGAAAATGCTACAAAGAAACTATATGATACAGATTATATTCATATTGAGGATAAAAAGGTATTTGGGAAAATGCTAAATGAAATAGTTATTGGAGAAGTTTATAAAGAAACTGAAATTAGAATGAAAATAGATGATGAGTATATTTGGCATAAAATAAGAATTACCGCTATGTTTGATGAAAATGGGGATATTTCTAGAGCTATAGGTATAATTATAGATATAGATAAAGAGCGGAAAGAAAATGAAGAACTTTTATTTAAAGCAGAAAGAGACAGTTTAACTGGTTTGTACAATAAAGGAACAACAGAAAGACTTATTGAAGAATATATTAATAATAGTAAGGGCAGTATGGGAGCATTATTTCAAATAGACTTAGATAATTTTAAATCAATTAATGACAACTTGGGACATTTAGCTGGAGATTTTGTTTTAACGAATATGTCTTCCATGTTAATAGAGATCTTTAGTGAAAATTCTATTGTTGGAAGAATAGGTGGAGATGAATTTGTAGTGTTTTTAAAAGATGTAGAATCAGAAGAATTAATTTATAGGAAGGCAGAGCAGTTAGTGCTTGGCTTTAGGACAAATTTTACTAAGGAATTCTTAAATTACAAATTATCTGGTAGTATAGGAATTGCAAAGTATCCAGAACATGGTGAAAATTTTCAGGATTTATATATTAAAGCCGATAAAGCAACATATTTAGCAAAGAATAAAGGTAAAGATAATTATTGTATTTTTGAAGAAAATTAA
- a CDS encoding DMT family transporter encodes MKKNYKAGVLSGVTSAITWGLDTVLMAIVLGMSPFLPEGAIFLAPFITAFFHDAFSAAWTFIYLASKRQLGHLFKAMRTKSALFVVLAALMGGPVGMAGYLLAVKLIGPSYTAIISSLYPAVGAILAYFILKEKMNKKAWIGLIFAIIGVSIIGYSSSENGISIVGFLCALLCVFGWGSECVICAYGMKDDEVSSEFALQIRQMTSAIVYGILIVPIVGGIGLSFEILRTSVIWWIGATALSGTVSYLFYYNAIYKIGATRAMGLNITYVVWSIVFDVFINGRKIDIMTIVCSLMVIGGVYFVAKQPEAGTDEVPSLMEVE; translated from the coding sequence ATGAAAAAAAATTATAAAGCCGGTGTATTAAGTGGCGTAACCTCAGCAATCACTTGGGGATTGGATACCGTGTTAATGGCAATCGTGCTTGGGATGAGCCCATTTTTACCAGAGGGAGCAATTTTTTTAGCACCATTTATAACTGCATTTTTTCATGATGCTTTTTCAGCAGCATGGACATTCATATACCTTGCAAGTAAAAGACAATTAGGTCATTTGTTTAAAGCTATGAGAACTAAAAGTGCTTTATTTGTTGTACTTGCGGCACTTATGGGTGGACCTGTTGGAATGGCAGGATATTTACTTGCAGTTAAGCTTATTGGACCATCTTATACTGCAATAATCTCATCATTATATCCAGCAGTTGGGGCTATTTTAGCTTATTTCATATTAAAAGAGAAAATGAATAAGAAAGCATGGATTGGATTAATATTTGCAATTATAGGTGTATCAATAATTGGATACTCATCAAGTGAAAATGGAATCAGTATAGTTGGATTTTTATGTGCTTTGTTATGTGTGTTTGGTTGGGGAAGTGAATGTGTTATATGTGCGTATGGAATGAAAGATGATGAAGTATCTTCTGAATTTGCACTTCAAATAAGACAAATGACTTCAGCAATAGTATATGGAATTCTAATAGTTCCAATTGTAGGTGGAATTGGACTTAGTTTTGAAATCTTAAGGACAAGTGTAATATGGTGGATCGGAGCTACAGCATTGTCAGGAACAGTATCATATTTATTCTATTACAATGCAATTTATAAAATTGGTGCTACTAGAGCTATGGGGTTAAATATAACATATGTTGTTTGGTCAATTGTATTTGACGTATTCATTAATGGTAGAAAGATAGATATAATGACAATCGTATGCAGTTTAATGGTTATAGGTGGAGTTTATTTTGTAGCAAAGCAACCTGAAGCTGGGACAGATGAAGTTCCAAGTCTTATGGAAGTTGAATAA